One Nocardia sp. BMG111209 DNA segment encodes these proteins:
- a CDS encoding NADH-quinone oxidoreductase subunit C, producing the protein MTFDTPGQAGDSETGAVPAQDPATDTNAAAAPPAGTGEEVIGLRHGMFGVSGSGDTSGYGGLVRTVSLPGGSAPPYGGYFDELVDLLRKSLSDKEFGLAIEKVVVFRDELTLHVRPDRLPAVARALRDDAALRFELCLGVSGAHYPEETDRELHAVYHLLSVTHNRRVRLEVSAPDADPRIPSLYSVYPTTDWHERETYDFFGIVFDGHPALTRITMPDDWRGHPQRKDYPLGGIPVEYKGARIPPPDQRRAYS; encoded by the coding sequence ATGACGTTCGACACTCCCGGCCAGGCCGGCGATTCCGAAACCGGCGCCGTCCCGGCCCAGGATCCGGCCACCGACACGAACGCCGCCGCGGCCCCGCCCGCCGGCACCGGCGAGGAGGTGATCGGCCTGCGGCACGGCATGTTCGGCGTCAGTGGCAGCGGCGACACCTCCGGTTACGGCGGCCTGGTCCGGACCGTGAGCCTGCCCGGCGGCAGCGCGCCGCCGTACGGCGGATATTTCGACGAGCTGGTCGATCTGCTGCGGAAGTCGCTGTCCGACAAGGAGTTCGGCCTCGCGATCGAGAAGGTCGTGGTGTTCCGTGACGAACTGACGCTGCACGTGCGGCCGGATCGGCTGCCGGCGGTCGCGCGGGCCCTGCGCGACGACGCGGCGCTGCGGTTCGAGCTGTGCCTCGGCGTCAGCGGCGCGCACTATCCCGAGGAGACCGACCGGGAACTGCACGCCGTCTACCACCTGCTGTCGGTCACCCACAACCGGCGGGTGCGGCTCGAGGTGTCGGCGCCCGACGCCGATCCGCGGATCCCCTCGCTGTATTCGGTGTATCCGACCACGGATTGGCACGAGCGGGAGACCTACGACTTCTTCGGCATCGTGTTCGACGGCCATCCCGCGCTGACCCGGATCACGATGCCCGACGACTGGCGGGGCCATCCCCAGCGCAAGGACTATCCGCTCGGCGGGATCCCGGTCGAGTACAAGGGCGCGCGCATCCCGCCGCCCGACCAGCGGAGGGCGTACAGCTGA
- the nuoE gene encoding NADH-quinone oxidoreductase subunit NuoE translates to MKSEVFVELTPRTTPYPKEVSDRLELDAKQIVDCYPQPRSALLPLLHLVQAEDGRVTGAGIRFCAQRLGLTDAEVTAVATFYSMYRRTPTGTYHVGVCTNTLCAVLGGDEIYAALQQHLGIGHGGITDDGAISLEHIECNAACDTAPVVMVNWEFFDNQTPRTATELVDALRAGGPVTGTRSGAPLCSFRATERILAGFPDERPGANDGPLGPAAVAGLDAAADQDGPR, encoded by the coding sequence ATGAAATCCGAAGTCTTCGTGGAGTTGACCCCCCGGACGACACCGTATCCGAAAGAAGTGAGCGACCGGCTCGAGCTGGACGCGAAGCAGATCGTCGACTGCTATCCGCAGCCGCGCTCGGCACTGCTGCCGCTGCTGCACCTGGTGCAGGCCGAGGACGGCCGCGTCACCGGCGCCGGAATCCGTTTCTGCGCACAGCGATTGGGCCTCACCGACGCGGAGGTCACCGCGGTCGCCACCTTCTACAGCATGTACCGGCGCACGCCGACCGGCACCTATCACGTCGGCGTGTGCACGAACACGCTGTGCGCGGTGCTCGGCGGCGACGAGATCTACGCGGCCCTGCAACAGCATCTGGGCATCGGGCACGGCGGCATCACCGACGACGGCGCGATCTCGCTCGAGCACATCGAATGCAACGCGGCCTGCGACACCGCGCCCGTGGTGATGGTCAACTGGGAGTTCTTCGACAACCAGACCCCGCGCACCGCAACGGAACTGGTCGACGCGCTGCGTGCCGGCGGTCCGGTGACCGGCACCCGCAGCGGCGCCCCGCTGTGCAGTTTCCGTGCGACCGAACGCATTCTGGCCGGATTCCCGGACGAGCGACCGGGCGCCAACGACGGGCCGCTCGGCCCGGCCGCGGTGGCCGGTCTGGACGCCGCCGCCGATCAGGACGGCCCGCGATGA
- a CDS encoding NADH-quinone oxidoreductase subunit G produces MTATVSTGAAGGVTPAEMVSVTIDGTTVSVPPGTLLIRAAELIGVQIPRFCDHPLLDPVGACRQCLVEVEGQRKPVASCTIAVSDGMVAHTQLGSPVAAKAQEGVMELLLINHPLDCPVCDKGGECPLQNQAMSTGRGESRFEGAKRTYPKPIPLSTAVLLDRERCVLCARCTRFAEQIAGDPFIELMDRGALQQVGIPGSMGLATDAGTGSGGETFDSYFSGNTVQICPVGALTGSTYRFRARPFDLVSSPGVCEHCAAGCAQRTDHRRGKVLRRLAGDDPAVNEEWNCDKGRWAFAYATEPDRLTTPLIRDWDGNLVPASWPEALARAAEGLAAAHGNAGVLVGGRATVEDAYAYAKFARIALHTNDIDFRSRVHSAEEAQFLAARIAGQGTSVEYADLETAPVVLLAGFEPEEESPIVYLRLRRAARKRGLPIHALAPFATRGLRNMSGRLLATVPGGEAARLAALRTDDGSELARQLRQPGAVILAGERLAGFPGALSAAARLADETGAALAWVPRRAGERGAIEAGALPDLLPGGRPLADPRARHQVKTAWNIDDLPVTPGRDTAAILRAAEHFGALVVGGVEVDDLPDSRAALAAFDTARFVVSLELRRTELTERADVVLPVASAMEKDGTFLTWEGRARPFAAALADATVRRAPAPLSDHRVLHALAAELGTDLGLPDIASARTELAELGVWDGPPPALPALPPEPEPRPAAGTAVLAGWRMLLDRGRGQDGEPGLAGTARPPVVRLSPATAAEIGAAAGDSVRVSTGHGAVVLPLAVTEMPDRVVWLPLNSPGSVVYRQLAAAPGQPVSIRREDDGE; encoded by the coding sequence ATGACCGCGACCGTGAGCACCGGCGCCGCCGGCGGGGTGACCCCCGCCGAGATGGTGAGCGTGACCATCGACGGCACCACCGTCAGCGTGCCGCCGGGCACCCTGTTGATCCGGGCCGCCGAACTGATCGGCGTCCAGATCCCCCGCTTCTGCGACCATCCGCTGCTCGATCCGGTCGGCGCCTGCCGGCAGTGCCTGGTCGAGGTGGAGGGGCAGCGGAAACCGGTGGCCTCCTGCACGATCGCCGTCTCCGACGGGATGGTGGCCCACACCCAGCTCGGCTCCCCGGTCGCCGCGAAGGCGCAGGAGGGCGTGATGGAGCTGCTGCTGATCAACCATCCGCTGGACTGCCCGGTCTGCGACAAGGGCGGTGAATGCCCGCTGCAGAACCAGGCGATGTCCACCGGGCGTGGCGAATCCCGGTTCGAAGGCGCGAAACGCACCTACCCCAAACCGATTCCGCTGTCCACGGCGGTGCTGCTGGATCGGGAGCGCTGCGTACTGTGCGCCCGCTGCACCCGCTTCGCCGAGCAGATCGCCGGCGATCCGTTCATCGAACTGATGGATCGCGGTGCGCTGCAACAGGTCGGCATCCCCGGCTCGATGGGGCTGGCCACCGATGCCGGAACCGGTTCGGGCGGTGAGACGTTCGACTCCTACTTCTCCGGCAACACGGTGCAGATCTGCCCGGTCGGCGCGCTCACCGGCAGCACCTACCGATTCCGGGCCCGGCCGTTCGATCTGGTGTCCAGTCCGGGAGTGTGCGAGCACTGCGCCGCCGGCTGCGCCCAGCGCACCGATCATCGGCGCGGAAAGGTGTTGCGCCGCTTGGCCGGTGACGATCCGGCGGTCAACGAGGAGTGGAACTGCGACAAGGGCCGGTGGGCGTTCGCCTACGCCACCGAGCCGGATCGGCTGACCACCCCGCTGATCCGGGACTGGGACGGCAATCTGGTCCCGGCCTCCTGGCCGGAGGCGCTGGCCCGCGCCGCGGAGGGCCTGGCCGCCGCGCACGGCAACGCGGGCGTCCTCGTCGGCGGCCGGGCCACCGTCGAGGACGCCTACGCGTACGCCAAGTTCGCCCGGATCGCGTTGCACACCAACGACATCGACTTCCGGTCCCGGGTGCACTCGGCGGAGGAGGCGCAATTCCTCGCCGCCCGGATCGCCGGGCAGGGCACGAGCGTCGAGTACGCCGATCTGGAGACCGCTCCGGTGGTGCTGCTGGCCGGATTCGAGCCCGAGGAGGAGTCGCCGATCGTCTACCTCCGGCTGCGCCGGGCCGCCCGCAAGCGCGGGTTGCCGATCCACGCGCTGGCCCCGTTCGCCACCCGCGGCCTGCGGAACATGTCCGGCCGGCTGCTGGCCACCGTGCCCGGCGGCGAGGCCGCGCGACTGGCGGCGCTGCGGACCGACGACGGCTCGGAGTTGGCCCGGCAGCTGCGGCAACCGGGGGCGGTGATCCTCGCGGGCGAACGGCTGGCCGGCTTCCCGGGTGCGCTGTCGGCCGCGGCGCGACTGGCCGACGAGACCGGCGCCGCCCTGGCCTGGGTGCCGCGCCGCGCGGGTGAACGCGGCGCGATCGAGGCCGGCGCGCTGCCCGATCTGCTGCCCGGCGGACGGCCGCTGGCCGACCCGCGGGCCCGGCATCAGGTGAAGACGGCCTGGAACATCGACGATCTGCCGGTGACCCCGGGCCGCGATACCGCCGCGATCCTGCGCGCCGCGGAACATTTCGGCGCACTGGTCGTCGGCGGGGTCGAGGTGGACGATCTGCCGGATTCGCGGGCCGCGCTCGCCGCGTTCGACACCGCCCGCTTCGTCGTCAGTCTGGAACTGCGGCGCACCGAGCTGACCGAACGCGCCGATGTGGTGCTGCCGGTGGCCTCGGCGATGGAGAAGGACGGCACCTTCCTCACCTGGGAGGGCCGCGCGCGCCCGTTCGCGGCCGCCCTCGCCGACGCGACCGTGCGGCGCGCGCCCGCGCCGCTGTCCGACCATCGGGTGCTGCACGCCCTCGCCGCCGAACTCGGCACGGATCTCGGCCTGCCCGATATCGCTTCCGCGCGAACCGAACTCGCCGAACTCGGGGTGTGGGACGGCCCGCCGCCGGCGCTGCCCGCGCTGCCGCCGGAACCCGAACCGCGACCGGCCGCGGGCACCGCGGTACTGGCCGGCTGGCGAATGTTGCTGGACCGCGGCCGCGGCCAGGACGGCGAACCCGGGCTGGCCGGTACCGCCCGGCCGCCGGTGGTCCGGCTGTCGCCGGCCACGGCCGCCGAAATCGGCGCCGCCGCAGGCGATTCGGTGCGGGTGAGCACCGGGCACGGCGCGGTCGTGCTGCCGCTGGCGGTCACCGAGATGCCCGATCGGGTCGTGTGGCTGCCGCTGAATTCCCCCGGGTCGGTGGTGTATCGGCAACTCGCCGCCGCCCCCGGGCAACCGGTGAGCATCCGACGGGAGGACGACGGTGAGTGA
- the nuoF gene encoding NADH-quinone oxidoreductase subunit NuoF gives MTLTPVLSRHWAEPESWTLASYRRHDGYRGLTKALRMGPDEVIGLVKDAGLRGRGGAGFPTGMKWGFIPQGDDKPHYLVVNADESEPGTCKDMPLMLATPHTLIEGVIIAAYAIRAAHAFIYVRGEVIPVLRRLQAAVKEAYTAGFLGRDILGSGFDLELIVHAGAGAYICGEETALLDSLEGRRGQPRLRPPFPAVAGLYACPTVVNNVESIASVPSILAEGVEWFRSFGTEKSPGFTLYSLSGHVTRPGQYEAPLGITLRELLTHAGGVRAGHTLKFWTPGGSSTPIFTAEHLDVPLDYENVAANGSMLGTKALQIFDNTTCVVRAVLRWTEFYAHESCGKCTPCREGTYWLVQLLERLEAGAGTEADLGTLTDIADNINGKSFCALGDGAASPIFSSLKYFRGEYLEHVRLGHCPFDPARTTVWAGNDSAATESAGTTEGIAG, from the coding sequence ATGACGCTCACCCCGGTCCTCAGCCGGCACTGGGCCGAACCCGAATCGTGGACGCTGGCCTCGTATCGGCGCCACGACGGATACCGCGGGCTGACCAAGGCGCTGCGGATGGGCCCGGACGAGGTCATCGGCCTGGTCAAGGACGCCGGACTGCGCGGCCGCGGCGGCGCCGGCTTCCCGACCGGCATGAAATGGGGCTTCATCCCGCAGGGCGACGACAAACCGCACTATCTGGTCGTCAACGCCGACGAGTCGGAACCGGGCACCTGCAAGGACATGCCGCTCATGCTGGCCACCCCGCACACCCTGATCGAGGGGGTGATCATCGCCGCCTACGCCATCCGCGCCGCGCACGCGTTCATCTATGTACGCGGCGAGGTGATTCCGGTGCTGCGCCGGCTGCAGGCCGCGGTCAAGGAGGCGTACACCGCCGGTTTCCTGGGCCGCGACATCCTGGGCTCCGGTTTCGATCTGGAGCTGATCGTGCACGCCGGCGCCGGGGCCTACATCTGCGGTGAGGAGACCGCGCTGCTGGATTCGCTGGAGGGCCGCCGCGGCCAGCCCCGGCTGCGGCCGCCGTTCCCCGCCGTCGCGGGCCTCTACGCCTGCCCGACGGTGGTCAACAACGTCGAGTCCATCGCGAGCGTGCCCTCGATCCTCGCCGAGGGGGTGGAGTGGTTCCGGTCCTTCGGCACCGAGAAATCGCCCGGATTCACCCTCTACTCGCTGTCCGGGCATGTGACCCGGCCCGGCCAGTACGAGGCGCCGCTGGGAATCACGTTGCGCGAGTTGCTCACCCACGCGGGCGGGGTGCGGGCCGGGCACACGCTGAAGTTCTGGACCCCCGGCGGCTCCTCGACGCCGATCTTCACCGCCGAACATCTCGACGTACCACTGGATTACGAGAACGTGGCCGCGAACGGCTCGATGCTCGGCACCAAGGCGTTGCAGATCTTCGACAACACCACCTGCGTGGTGCGAGCGGTGCTGCGCTGGACCGAGTTCTACGCGCACGAGTCCTGCGGTAAGTGCACGCCGTGCCGGGAGGGCACCTACTGGCTGGTCCAGCTGCTGGAGCGGCTCGAGGCCGGGGCGGGCACCGAGGCCGACCTCGGCACGCTCACCGATATCGCCGACAACATCAACGGAAAGTCGTTCTGCGCGCTCGGCGACGGCGCGGCGAGCCCGATCTTCTCCTCCCTGAAGTACTTCCGCGGGGAGTACCTCGAGCACGTCCGCCTCGGGCACTGCCCGTTCGACCCGGCCCGCACCACGGTCTGGGCCGGGAACGACAGCGCCGCAACGGAGTCCGCTGGCACGACCGAAGGGATCGCCGGATGA
- the nuoH gene encoding NADH-quinone oxidoreductase subunit NuoH yields MFGHDPWWLVVGKSVAIFVYLLLIPLLAVLIERKIVAYMQMRVGPNRVGPRGTLQSLADGVKMLLKEDIVPAIVDRPIFVLAPVIALIPAVMAFAVIPLGPEVSVFGTHTALQLTDMPVAVLYILAMASIGVYGIVLAGWASGSTYPLLGGLRSTAQVISYEIAIAACFAAVFLLSGTMSTSGIVDRQWGTWNVFLLLPSFLIYAVAMVGETNRAPFDLPEAEGELVGGFHTEYSSLKFAMFMMAEYINMGTVSALASTMFFGGWHAPFPISLWHGANSGWWPLLWITAKIWIFLFVFIWLRGTLPRLRYDQFMNLGWKLLIPVSLLWVMVVATLKVLQDNGYHVQTAGLVGAGIVLSLLLIAVAVRAGKARGPVVDTESAAAEEIPIFPVPPLPDLPASQPEKSGLLDPLAGFAVTAATMFKKPNTEFYPEVKTPTAPRYHGRHQLNRHPDGLEKCIGCELCAWACPADAIFVEGDDNTESERFSPGERYGRIYQINYLRCIGCGLCIEACPTRALTMTNEYEMADDNRGDLIYEKDRLLAPLGPEMTAPPHAMAPGSTEADYYLGTVPGAEPVAPEADPAPAGGGVR; encoded by the coding sequence ATGTTCGGACACGACCCCTGGTGGCTGGTGGTCGGGAAATCCGTCGCCATCTTCGTATACCTGCTGCTGATCCCGTTGCTGGCGGTGCTGATCGAACGAAAGATCGTCGCCTACATGCAGATGCGGGTGGGCCCCAACCGGGTCGGGCCGCGCGGCACCCTGCAATCGCTGGCCGACGGCGTGAAGATGCTCCTCAAGGAGGACATCGTCCCGGCGATCGTCGACAGGCCGATCTTCGTGCTGGCCCCGGTCATCGCGCTGATCCCGGCGGTGATGGCGTTCGCGGTGATCCCGCTGGGGCCCGAGGTGTCGGTGTTCGGCACCCACACCGCGCTGCAACTGACCGATATGCCGGTGGCGGTGCTCTACATCCTGGCCATGGCCTCGATCGGCGTGTACGGAATCGTGCTGGCGGGCTGGGCATCCGGGTCGACGTATCCGCTGCTGGGCGGGCTGCGGTCCACCGCGCAGGTGATCTCGTACGAGATCGCGATAGCGGCGTGCTTCGCCGCGGTGTTCCTGCTGTCGGGCACCATGTCCACCTCCGGCATCGTCGACCGGCAGTGGGGCACCTGGAATGTCTTCCTGCTGCTGCCCTCGTTCCTGATCTACGCGGTGGCGATGGTCGGCGAGACCAACCGCGCACCGTTCGATCTGCCCGAGGCCGAGGGCGAACTGGTCGGCGGCTTCCACACCGAGTACTCGTCGCTGAAGTTCGCGATGTTCATGATGGCCGAATACATCAACATGGGTACGGTGTCGGCGCTGGCCAGCACCATGTTCTTCGGCGGCTGGCACGCGCCGTTCCCGATCAGCCTGTGGCACGGCGCCAATTCCGGCTGGTGGCCGCTGTTGTGGATCACGGCGAAGATCTGGATCTTCCTGTTCGTGTTCATCTGGCTGCGCGGCACGCTGCCGCGACTGCGCTACGACCAGTTCATGAATCTGGGCTGGAAGCTGCTGATTCCGGTCTCGCTGCTCTGGGTGATGGTCGTCGCCACGCTGAAGGTGTTGCAGGACAACGGGTATCACGTGCAGACCGCGGGCCTGGTCGGCGCCGGGATCGTCCTCTCGCTGCTGCTGATCGCGGTGGCGGTGCGCGCCGGTAAGGCGCGCGGCCCGGTCGTCGACACCGAATCGGCTGCCGCCGAGGAGATTCCGATCTTCCCGGTACCGCCGCTGCCGGATCTGCCCGCATCGCAACCCGAGAAGTCCGGACTGCTCGATCCGCTCGCCGGATTCGCCGTCACCGCGGCCACCATGTTCAAGAAGCCCAATACCGAGTTCTATCCCGAGGTGAAGACGCCGACCGCCCCGCGCTATCACGGCCGCCACCAGCTCAACCGGCATCCGGACGGGCTGGAGAAGTGCATCGGCTGCGAACTGTGCGCCTGGGCCTGCCCCGCCGACGCCATCTTCGTCGAGGGCGACGACAACACCGAGAGCGAAAGGTTCTCGCCCGGTGAGCGATACGGCCGCATCTACCAGATCAACTATCTGCGCTGCATCGGCTGCGGCCTGTGCATCGAGGCCTGTCCGACGCGCGCGCTGACCATGACCAACGAATACGAGATGGCCGACGACAACCGCGGCGACCTCATCTACGAGAAGGACCGGCTGCTCGCGCCGCTCGGCCCCGAGATGACCGCGCCGCCGCACGCGATGGCCCCGGGCTCGACCGAGGCCGACTACTACCTGGGTACCGTTCCCGGTGCGGAACCGGTTGCGCCCGAAGCGGATCCGGCGCCGGCCGGTGGAGGTGTGCGATGA
- the nuoD gene encoding NADH dehydrogenase (quinone) subunit D: MSDIDTRGAEGASAPERTVTVVGQDWDEVKQSLDGVAEERIVVNMGPQHPSTHGVLRLILEIEGETVTEARCGIGYLHTGIEKNLEFRNWVQGVTFVTRMDYLSPFFNETAYCLAVEKLLDITDAIPERATVIRVLLMELNRISSHLVALATGGMELGALTPMLFGFRERELVLDVFETITGLRMNHAYIRPGGVAQDLPDNAVGEIRDLLQLMPKRLHDLELLLNENPIFKARTRGVGYLDLTGCIALGITGPVLRSTGLPHDLRRSQPYCGYEDYEFDVITDTGCDCYGRYWIRVEEMKQSLRIVEQCLDKLRPGPIMVDDKKIGWPADLQLGPDGLGNSPAHIGRIMGTSMEALIHHFKLVTEGMRVPAGQVYAAVESPRGELGVHMVSDGGTRPYRVHYRDPSFTNLQAVAAMCEGGMVADVIAAVASLDPVMGGVDR; encoded by the coding sequence ATGAGCGACATCGATACCCGGGGCGCCGAGGGCGCCTCCGCGCCGGAGCGCACCGTGACCGTGGTCGGCCAGGACTGGGACGAGGTGAAGCAGTCCCTGGACGGGGTCGCCGAGGAACGCATCGTCGTCAACATGGGCCCGCAGCATCCGTCGACACACGGTGTGCTGCGGCTGATCCTGGAGATCGAGGGCGAGACCGTCACCGAGGCCCGTTGCGGCATCGGCTATCTGCACACCGGCATCGAGAAGAATCTCGAGTTCCGCAACTGGGTGCAGGGTGTCACCTTCGTGACCCGGATGGACTACCTGTCGCCGTTCTTCAACGAGACGGCGTACTGCCTCGCGGTGGAGAAGCTGCTCGACATCACCGACGCGATTCCCGAGCGCGCCACCGTGATTCGCGTACTGCTGATGGAACTCAACCGCATCTCCTCCCATCTGGTGGCGCTGGCCACCGGCGGCATGGAACTCGGCGCGCTGACCCCGATGCTGTTCGGCTTCCGGGAGCGGGAACTGGTGCTCGACGTGTTCGAGACCATCACCGGGCTGCGGATGAACCATGCCTACATCCGGCCCGGCGGCGTCGCGCAGGACCTGCCGGACAACGCGGTCGGCGAGATCCGGGATCTGTTGCAGCTCATGCCGAAACGGCTGCACGATCTGGAACTGCTGCTGAACGAGAATCCGATCTTCAAGGCCCGCACCCGCGGTGTCGGCTATCTCGACCTCACCGGCTGCATCGCGCTCGGCATCACCGGCCCGGTGCTGCGGTCCACCGGCCTGCCGCACGATCTGCGCAGGTCCCAACCCTATTGCGGGTACGAGGATTACGAGTTCGACGTGATCACCGACACCGGATGCGACTGCTACGGCCGCTACTGGATCCGGGTGGAGGAGATGAAGCAGTCGCTGCGCATCGTCGAACAGTGCCTGGACAAGCTGCGGCCGGGCCCGATCATGGTGGACGACAAGAAGATCGGCTGGCCCGCCGATCTGCAACTGGGCCCGGACGGGCTCGGCAACTCCCCCGCGCACATCGGGCGCATCATGGGCACCTCGATGGAGGCGCTGATCCACCACTTCAAACTGGTCACCGAGGGGATGCGGGTGCCGGCGGGCCAGGTGTACGCGGCGGTGGAGTCGCCGCGCGGCGAGCTGGGCGTGCACATGGTGTCCGACGGCGGCACCCGCCCGTACCGGGTGCACTACCGGGACCCCTCGTTCACGAATCTGCAAGCGGTGGCGGCGATGTGCGAGGGCGGCATGGTCGCCGACGTGATCGCGGCCGTGGCCAGTCTCGACCCGGTGATGGGCGGTGTCGACCGATGA
- a CDS encoding NADH-quinone oxidoreductase subunit B family protein, with protein sequence MGLEEKLPSGFLLSTVEQFAGYLRKGSLWPATFGLACCAIEMMATGAGRYDLARFGMEAFRASPRQADLMIVAGRVSQKMAPVLRQVYDQMTEPKWVLAMGVCASSGGMFNNYAIVQGVDHVVPVDIYLPGCPPRPEMLLHAILKLHEKIQQMPLGVDRVEAVRAAEEAALASTPTIRMGGLLR encoded by the coding sequence ATGGGTCTCGAGGAGAAACTGCCCAGCGGTTTCCTATTGAGCACGGTCGAACAGTTCGCCGGTTATCTGCGCAAGGGCTCGTTGTGGCCCGCGACGTTCGGGCTGGCGTGCTGTGCGATCGAGATGATGGCCACCGGGGCCGGGCGCTACGACCTGGCCAGATTCGGGATGGAGGCGTTCCGCGCCTCGCCGCGGCAGGCCGATCTGATGATCGTCGCGGGCCGGGTCAGCCAGAAGATGGCGCCGGTGCTGCGCCAGGTGTACGACCAGATGACCGAGCCGAAATGGGTGCTGGCCATGGGGGTCTGCGCCTCGTCGGGCGGCATGTTCAACAACTACGCGATCGTGCAGGGCGTGGACCACGTGGTGCCGGTCGACATCTATCTGCCCGGCTGCCCGCCGCGGCCGGAGATGTTGCTGCACGCGATCCTGAAGCTGCACGAGAAGATTCAGCAGATGCCGCTCGGCGTCGATCGCGTGGAGGCCGTCCGGGCCGCCGAGGAGGCCGCGCTCGCCTCCACCCCGACCATCCGGATGGGAGGGCTGCTGCGATGA